The genomic DNA TCCATGTGGTACGCGGCGAGTGGCACCTCGGACGTGCCGACCAGGTACAGGTCGTCCTTGTCGAGGTGGTAGACGTCCTGGGCGGCCTGGCCGAGGAAGCCGGTGCCGGCCATCGACTGCGGGCGCACCAGTGCCGGGGTCAGCATCGGCGTGAAGCCGGCCGCCGTGGCCTGCGCGATCGCCGCGTTGACCAGCGCCAGCTCCAGGAGGGCGCCCACGCCGGTCAGGAAGTAGAAGCGCGAGCCGGAGACCTTGGCGCCGCGCTCCACGTCGATGGCGCCGAGCAGCTGGCCCAGCTCCAGGTGGTCCTTGGGCTCGAAGCCCTCGGCGGTGAAGTCGCGGTGCGTGCCGTGCGTCTCCAGCGTGACGAAGTCCTCCTCGCCGCCGACGGGTACGTCGGGGTGGACCAGGTTGCCGAGCCGCTGGAGCAGTTCCTGGGTCTCGGCGTCGGCCGCGTCGCGCGCGGCGTCGGCGGCCTTGACGTCGGTCTTGAGCTGCTCGGCCCGCTTGAGCAGCTCGGCCTTCTCGTCTCCGGTGGCCTTGCCGATCAGCTTGCCGAGGCCCTTCTGCTCGGCACGCAGCTCGTCGAAACGGACGCCGGACGACCTGCGCCGTTCGTCGGCGGACAGGAGGGAGTCGACGAGCGCGACGTCCTCTCCACGGGCGCGCTGCGAGGCGCGCACACGGTCGGGGTCCTCACGGAGCAGGCGAAGGTCAATCACGTGGTCAAGGCTACCGGTGCGTGGTGTCGGCTCTCGACCCACTATTGCCGTACGCGGGCCGCACGTCCCCTCCCACGGTCAATGAA from Streptomyces sp. CB09001 includes the following:
- the serS gene encoding serine--tRNA ligase, which codes for MIDLRLLREDPDRVRASQRARGEDVALVDSLLSADERRRSSGVRFDELRAEQKGLGKLIGKATGDEKAELLKRAEQLKTDVKAADAARDAADAETQELLQRLGNLVHPDVPVGGEEDFVTLETHGTHRDFTAEGFEPKDHLELGQLLGAIDVERGAKVSGSRFYFLTGVGALLELALVNAAIAQATAAGFTPMLTPALVRPQSMAGTGFLGQAAQDVYHLDKDDLYLVGTSEVPLAAYHMDEILDGDRLPLRYAGFSPCFRREAGSHGKDTRGIFRVHQFDKVEMFSYVLPEDSQAEHQRLLDWEKQWLTSLELPFRVIDVASADLGSSAARKYDCEAWIPTQGKYRELTSTSDCTEFQSRRLSIRVREGKKVRPLATLNGTLCAVPRTIVAILENHQQADGSVRVPEVLRPYLGGREVLEPVAK